The Panulirus ornatus isolate Po-2019 chromosome 5, ASM3632096v1, whole genome shotgun sequence genome includes a window with the following:
- the LOC139748667 gene encoding hexosaminidase D-like gives MEVLRAWFGRAGVGAWRSRRQVVWAACVLVTVGIVYLQYAPGGPLDHPSAPRHRALNTLYAHEKDGHGQAPSDNAHVQHVKFVTGSNAQQQGEWPAHREDQDNHQHDNWNNQNENAINGEVVPSDPAQAQHRLAVEVLQRRVAERKAQEQQAAAIPGAIMLPQQDSQPGGSWGGGQYRYNPYGEPVYGRTDRPNYIPSHRVVHFDLKGAPPKMSAILQLLPWIAGQGATAVLLEYEDMFPWRGRLAQVATKNHYSRKQIANLVAACRSHGLEVIPLIQTFGHLEFALKHERFAHLREVPELPQALCPSLNESMWLVRSMVDQVMALHPGARYLHIGCDEVFQIGECEKCRLVLRETLFLQHVEAVARYVRRKYATIPLVWDDMLRHVSESAMQEAHLGELVEPMVWVYAEDVYRFVQPSVWTKYSQVFSRVWAASAFKGAFGEQLTVPNVRRHLDNNLNWLDVMASEASKFTAGFRGIVLTGWQRYDHFAVLCELLPASLPSLSVNLIGVSHGFFNASVQGQLYQALNCMQTPKYQTWLNLDADPYLWDKFSWCFFPGAQVFKLTARLDTTKHEVDSYIERVTRSRAWITDYNRRHNFSSPMRIDEDLEELPARLHAVTLLMKTAREAMAEWFDDWTVGEWLELHVWPLLKRLQTLQREAESMKAVRHWPARPLPLLPELAAFGVSEPTPSDGQSGQDADAGGSRT, from the coding sequence ATGGAGGTTTTGCGGGCTTGGTTTGGACGTGCTGGAGTGGGTGCCTGGCGATCAAGAAGGCAGGTGGTTTGGGCAGCATGTGTCTTGGTAACTGTGGGTATTGTGTACCTGCAGTATGCTCCTGGAGGCCCTTTAGATCACCCCTCAGCTCCAAGACACCGTGCCCTTAACACACTATATGCTCATGAAAAGGATGGTCATGGTCAAGCTCCCTCTGACAATGCTCACGTACAACATGTAAAATTTGTAACAGGTAGTAATGCCCAACAACAAGGTGAGTGGCCTGCTCACCGAGAAGATCAGGACAACCACCAGCATGATAACTGgaataatcaaaatgaaaatgcCATCAATGGGGAAGTTGTACCTTCTGATCCTGCTCAGGCACAACACCGTCTAGCAGTTGAAGTTCTGCAGCGACGAGTTGCGGAACGAAAAGCACAAGAACAGCAGGCAGCAGCAATACCAGGTGCTATTATGTTACCCCAGCAAGATTCACAACCTGGTGGTTCTTGGGGTGGAGGTCAGTACCGTTACAATCCTTATGGAGAGCCAGTGTATGGGCGCACAGATCGACCCAACTACATACCATCTCACCGTGTTGTGCATTTTGACTTGAAAGGTGCACCACCAAAGATGTCTGCTATATTGCAACTTCTTCCATGGATAGCTGGACAGGGTGCCACTGCAGTCTTACTGGAATATGAAGATATGTTTCCATGGCGGGGTCGCCTTGCACAAGTTGCTACTAAAAACCACTACTCTCGAAAACAGATTGCAAATTTGGTTGCAGCATGTCGCAGTCATGGGCTAGAGGTTATTCCTCTTATCCAAACCTTTGGTCATTTGGAGTTTGCCCTCAAACATGAGCGTTTTGCACATTTACGTGAAGTTCCTGAACTTCCACAAGCTCTGTGCCCATCATTGAACGAGTCCATGTGGTTAGTTCGCTCTATGGTGGATCAGGTGATGGCACTTCACCCAGGTGCTCGTTATCTCCATATTGGCTGTGATGAGGTGTTTCAGATAGGGGAGTGTGAAAAGTGTCGTTTGGTATTAAGGGAAACATTATTTCTGCAACACGTTGAAGCAGTTGCAAGATATGTGCGAAGGAAGTATGCAACAATACCTCTGGTTTGGGATGATATGTTGCGTCATGTATCTGAATCTGCCATGCAAGAAGCTCATTTGGGTGAACTGGTTGAGCCAATGGTATGGGTATATGCTGAAGATGTATATAGGTTTGTTCAGCCATCTGTATGGACCAAATACAGCCAGGTGTTTTCTCGTGTATGGGCTGCATCTGCTTTTAAGGGAGCATTTGGGGAACAACTTACTGTACCAAATGTCCGAAGACATTTAGACAACAACCTGAACTGGTTGGATGTGATGGCCAGTGAAGCGAGCAAGTTTACAGCTGGTTTCCGTGGTATAGTTCTCACAGGATGGCAGCGTTATGACCACTTTGCTGTTTTATGTGAACTGCTCCCAGCATCACTCCCATCCCTCTCCGTTAATCTGATTGGAGTTTCCCATGGATTCTTTAATGCTTCTGTTCAGGGACAATTATATCAGGCTCTCAATTGCATGCAGACACCAAAATACCAAACTTGGCTGAATTTAGATGCCGATCCATATCTTTGGGATAAGTTTTCTTGGTGCTTCTTCCCTGGTGCACAGGTATTCAAGTTAACTGCACGTCTTGATACTACAAAGCATGAAGTTGATTCTTACATTGAACGAGTGACACGGAGTCGTGCATGGATCACTGATTACAACCGTCGCCACAACTTTTCATCACCAATGAGAATAGATGAAGACCTAGAAGAGCTACCAGCCCGTCTTCATGCTGTGACACTTCTGATGAAGACAGCTCGTGAGGCCATGGCCGAGTGGTTTGATGACTGGACAGTGGGCGAGTGGTTGGAACTGCATGTATGGCCATTGCTAAAACGCTTACAAACACTCCAGCGGGAGGCAGAAAGCATGAAAGCTGTTCGGCACTGGCCTGCTCGGCCCTTGCCACTTCTGCCAGAGCTTGCAGCTTTTGGAGTATCAGAACCAACACCAAGTGATGGCCAGAGTGGACAAGATGCAGATGCTGGTGGCAGCAGAACATAA